Proteins encoded within one genomic window of Halodesulfurarchaeum formicicum:
- a CDS encoding NAD(P)H-hydrate dehydratase yields MIDSTEMAIVDRNAVALGVRETNLMESAGNAVARAVRDLDLDTPEIAVLAGRGNNGGDALTAARFLADLNPTVHLLGHPDRIRSAVTREKYDALQSAEVATNVIRDASALSIGEPEVIIDGVLGTGVSGTPREPERTAIQAINDTEATVISVDVPSGMDVDTGERPGVSVVADQIITFHDTKPGLADHENVTVANIGIPPAAERFTGPGDLQRLTRPTDAHKGDFGRVLVVGGGPYTGAPALAAQAALRAGADLATVLTPEPVADQVQGFSEDLIVRGLPGARIEPTHVSTILEAAADQDVLILGPGLGAADPTREAVGQLLEAYEGKAVVDADAISVVSAVETDASLILTPHRGEFEGLGGESADDRDGWATSAGRVAADLGQTLLLKGPHDVITDGDRTRINRTGNPGMTVGGTGDVLAGVTGATFATLDPVPAAAVAAYLTGMAGDLAAESRNGGLLASDLLGTLPSALGGEQA; encoded by the coding sequence ATGATCGACAGCACCGAGATGGCGATCGTCGACCGCAACGCCGTGGCCCTGGGCGTTCGCGAGACGAACCTCATGGAGTCGGCCGGCAACGCGGTGGCGCGAGCGGTCCGGGACTTGGATCTGGACACCCCCGAGATCGCGGTTCTCGCCGGTCGGGGTAACAACGGCGGGGACGCACTCACGGCGGCCCGCTTTCTCGCCGATCTGAACCCGACGGTTCACCTCCTGGGCCATCCGGACCGCATCCGGAGTGCGGTCACTCGGGAGAAGTACGACGCCCTCCAGTCCGCCGAGGTGGCGACGAACGTCATTCGAGACGCGAGTGCCCTCTCGATCGGTGAGCCCGAGGTGATCATCGATGGCGTGCTCGGGACCGGGGTCTCCGGCACCCCCCGAGAGCCGGAGCGCACGGCGATCCAGGCCATCAACGACACCGAGGCGACGGTCATCTCGGTCGACGTCCCCTCCGGGATGGACGTGGATACGGGTGAGCGACCAGGCGTTTCGGTCGTCGCGGACCAGATCATCACGTTCCACGACACGAAACCCGGGCTGGCAGACCACGAGAACGTGACTGTTGCGAACATCGGGATTCCACCCGCCGCCGAGCGATTCACTGGGCCGGGAGACCTGCAGCGACTGACCCGCCCCACGGACGCTCACAAGGGCGACTTCGGCCGAGTGCTGGTGGTCGGCGGGGGCCCGTACACGGGCGCACCGGCACTTGCCGCTCAGGCCGCGCTCCGGGCCGGGGCTGACCTCGCGACGGTTCTCACGCCTGAACCGGTTGCCGATCAGGTCCAGGGCTTCAGCGAGGATCTGATCGTTCGCGGGCTTCCAGGCGCTCGGATCGAGCCCACGCACGTCTCGACGATCCTGGAGGCCGCAGCCGACCAGGACGTCTTGATCCTCGGCCCGGGTCTGGGGGCGGCCGATCCAACCCGTGAAGCCGTGGGACAACTTCTGGAGGCCTACGAGGGCAAAGCGGTCGTCGACGCGGACGCGATCAGCGTGGTTTCGGCCGTCGAGACTGACGCGTCTCTGATCCTGACTCCCCACCGTGGCGAGTTCGAGGGGCTGGGCGGCGAGTCCGCTGATGATCGTGACGGCTGGGCTACGTCGGCTGGCCGGGTCGCTGCGGATCTGGGCCAGACGCTGCTCCTCAAGGGCCCCCACGACGTGATCACTGACGGCGATCGCACGCGCATCAACCGGACGGGCAACCCCGGCATGACCGTGGGCGGAACTGGCGACGTGCTCGCTGGGGTCACGGGGGCTACCTTCGCCACGCTCGATCCGGTGCCGGCCGCGGCGGTCGCGGCCTACCTGACCGGGATGGCTGGCGACCTCGCGGCTGAGTCACGGAACGGGGGGCTCCTCGCCTCCGATCTCCTTGGGACCTTGCCGTCGGCACTCGGGGGTGAACAGGCATGA
- the moaC gene encoding cyclic pyranopterin monophosphate synthase MoaC produces MSDEDELTHTTAEGEAQMVDVGDKPDTARRAVARGTIHLQPSTIDAIQADSVGKGNVLATARVGAIQAVKHTWETIPMCHQIPITNVETDFDVARETITLTVAVETTGKTGCEMEALQGTTTGLDVIWDMVKAAEKDADGQYPDTAIGDVRVVEKEKRALD; encoded by the coding sequence ATGAGCGACGAGGACGAACTGACCCATACTACCGCCGAGGGCGAGGCCCAGATGGTCGACGTGGGGGACAAACCGGACACCGCCAGGCGGGCTGTCGCTCGTGGGACGATCCACCTCCAGCCCTCGACGATCGACGCGATTCAGGCCGATTCGGTGGGCAAGGGGAACGTCCTGGCTACGGCTCGTGTCGGGGCGATCCAGGCCGTCAAACACACCTGGGAGACGATTCCGATGTGCCATCAGATCCCGATCACGAACGTCGAGACCGACTTTGACGTGGCACGAGAGACGATCACGCTCACCGTGGCCGTCGAGACGACGGGGAAAACTGGCTGCGAGATGGAGGCCCTCCAGGGCACGACGACCGGCCTCGACGTGATCTGGGACATGGTGAAGGCCGCCGAGAAAGACGCCGACGGGCAGTATCCGGACACGGCTATCGGCGACGTCCGGGTCGTCGAGAAGGAAAAACGGGCGCTCGATTGA